One window of the Procambarus clarkii isolate CNS0578487 chromosome 27, FALCON_Pclarkii_2.0, whole genome shotgun sequence genome contains the following:
- the LOC123762689 gene encoding superoxide dismutase [Cu-Zn]: MRLVSVVAACVLGTCVWATSSTTTRGERQVVFHNNYPSLLYINSAAGSASVDTRADGDSNIVHVILYPANGEAQAAKRAVVVLQGSATGTLVLTQDTPPVGPTRIEGTITNLTAGLHGFHIHEFGDLSGGCGTAGGHFNPYKKEHGSPENLNRHVGDLGNILADESGLAYVNITDQLVTLVGPTSAVGRAIVVHAGQDDLGKGGNPESLKTGNAGGRVACGVIGLA; encoded by the exons ATGAG GTTGGTATCTGTCGTAGCTGCGTGTGTGTTGGGGACGTGTGTGTGGgcgacctcctccaccaccacccggggGGAGCGGCAGGTCGTCTTCCACAACAACTACCCGTCTCTCCTCTACATCAACTCTGCTGCCGGCTCAGCATCTGTTGACACAAGAGCTGACGGCGACTCTAACATCGTCCACGTTATCCTGTACCCAGCCAACGGG GAGGCCCAGGCGGCGAAGCGcgcagtggtggtgttgcagggcaGCGCCACGGGGACGCTGGTGCTGACGCAGGACACGCCGCCCGTGGGACCCACCCGCATCGAGGGCACCATCACCAACCTCACCGCCGGTCTCCATGGCTTCCATATCCACGAGTTTGGCGACCTCTCCGGCGGGTGCGGCACTGCAGGAGGACACTTCAACCCTTACAAA AAGGAACACGGGTCTCCAGAGAACTTGAACCGCCATGTGGGTGACCTGGGCAACATCCTGGCCGACGAGTCTGGCCTCGCTTATGTCAACATCACCGACCagctggtgacgctggtggggccCACGTCAGCCGTGGGTCGCGCTATTGTCGTCCACGCCGGCCAGGATGACCTTGGCAAAGGCGGCAACCCAGAGAGCCTTAAGACAGGAAACGCTGGAGGACGGGTGGCTTGTGGCGTCATTGGGTTGGCTTAA